The Gadus macrocephalus chromosome 1, ASM3116895v1 DNA window CATGTTCCAATTGAGGACATTTCAACCGGCAAAAGGTCTTGACAGTATcgttgtttaaaaataaagagCTATATTAAAGAATCACGGCTGTGACTTGTATAGTATATTCTTCTAGATTTGGTAGAGGGGAACACAGTGTTATCTGGGTGATCTGGACCCCTCGATTGCTGCTCATACCTGGGTCGAAGAAGACGATGGCTTTCAAGCAAGCGTACTCGTTGTCGTCGATCTGGAGCTCCTGGAAGGGCAGCACCAGCTCGTCCAGGATCCTCACGGCCACCCGGCTCACCTCCAGCTCAGGGCAGTTCCTGGGGATGATGTGGTCGTTCCCTGAGGAGAGGTCGTCCCGTTTTCAACCCATAAAGCGATGTGTCGGGCCGACAGCCGACGAGGGATTCCATCCCATGGTGGATAATGTGTTTGAATGGAAAGCGGTTCTTATTACCCAATAACAGGAGATCTTTGAAGAGCATGGACCTTTTGGCCGCCCCCAGAAGAAGGTGCTCCCCAGCATGTGCACGTAGCAGCGCCACCTGGGAGGGACAACACACTAAATGTGAAACAATGCAATTGTCTCCTTTGTATCAGCTGGCTTCTACCTTAAATCCCACATCAATTTCTTTACAATAAAAGTCTTGTCTTGGGCCCGTCTAAGGAAATTGTCCGATGCGGCCTGGTTACTCTGTCAAACTAACAACGACAAAGAAATGAACATACATCAGCCAATCAGTTACCAAGCCATTCGCTGTGTTAATGATTCCAGAGCGTGGATGTGACTTTACAACCAGCTCATCATATTCTAACCTGGAATGAATACATTAACTCTCAGGATGGCAGAGGACTGCTCCGTGTATATAATGATAGAGAACACAGGCACCACCACACCCCGTTCCTCCACCATGGCTCACTGGGCCCTGCCGTCGTGGTGCAAGGCTGATATAGAAACTGATATGTATGCACACATGTACATTCATTGACTTATTTTGCACCAATCTCAGGATGACTATAGCCTCACCTGGTCGTCCAGGGGAAGGTCGCAGAAGGCTGGGATGTATTTGGCCcactccaccagcaccagcagctgctgcttcatagactcacacacatccGTGATGGCGGCCATCTTCTTGGTCCTGATGTCTCCGTTTAGTATGGGCCCCGGGGAGGTGATCTGAGCAGTGATTTAGGACAACATCAGAACCAGGAGGCAGTGTTACCCCCAGCTCCTGGTACGGTGCGGGGGATAAGGGTTAGGGTCCTGGCCTGGTCCGAGCCTCACCTGTCTGGACAGAACATCAGCCTGGATGAGGGCGTTGATGGAGGGTAAACTGCTGTCCTCGTAGCTGGACCTCCGGGTGCTGATTCTGTCCCTTTCATTCTGTACAGCtgagaacacacatgcacagacacacacacacatttaatttaacatttaaaacaatGAAGCATGTAGCATTTAGCACGCCGCATGCTAAGTCACGTGAAGGAAAAAACAAGGCTTCCAAGGCTGTCCTGTTTATCAGTATAGGGCTATTATGGCTTAGAGATGTTTGCTCAGCATAAACCGCTCATAGTCTCCAGCGCTTCACCGACTGAACATTAACAAGATCTCTGCTCTGGTGGCTATTGCGACACACTCACAACTCGCTTCAATTTAACATCAATGTCCTCAATCTACCTTCTTTCTTCATGCCGGCTCTGAAGCACTTCTTGAGCCGACAGTATCTGCACTGATTCCGCTTGTCTTTGTCCACGATGCATTGTCTGTTGAACCTGGGACCCCAGAAAGACAAGGATTAAAGACAAGTGCAAAGatatgtgtgcacatgcatgtgtgttgtgtgtgtctgtccgtgtctgtgtgtgtgcatgctgtgtgagtgggtgtgtttgtgtgtatatgtttcggtctgtctgtgtgtgtgtgaatgcattcaagtatgcgtgcatgtctgcgtgggtgtgtgtatgcatgtttgtttatgtgtgtgcatgcatagatgtgtgtgtgagtatgtgtgtgtgtgtgtgtgtgtgcgtgtgtgtgtgtgtgtgtgtgtgtgtgtgtgtgtgtgtgtgtgcgtgcgtgtgtgcgtgcgtgcgtgcgtgctcggGTGTTTGGGGGAAAGGGAAGTGTGTGTCGGGATAGTTTGGGCACCAGTGAGTCAACTACCCGTGTCCTCAATATTTAATCATTAAAATACTTTAAAAATAAGATCAGTCATCCCTTGGGGCAGCATGGGCGCTGATAGGTGAGGATGGTGCTGGTGCTGATAgtgatggtgctggtgctgatagtgatggtggtagtggtggtggtggtggtgatagaggtggttgtggtggtggtggtggtggtggtggtggtggtggtggtggtgaagccTCTCGCTCTCACCTGCAGGAGTACATGTGGTTCTTCCGAACGCTGCGCCTGAAGAAGCCCTTGCAGCCGTCACAGCTGGAGGCCCCGTAGTGCTTCCCCGTGGCCCGGTCCCCACAGATGGCACACAGGCTGCCCGCCACAAGATGGCCGCCCGCACTCATGGTTCCACTCTCAGCGGGGGAGGAGTctgacacacagagggacagcaagacggggagagagacatggagagagagagagagagagagagagagagagagagagagagagagagagagagagagagagagagagagagagagagagagcgggagagagagagacagacagagagagatttctTCATGAAATAGTATATTAAAGGTGGAACATGAATAATCCAACTCATCATTTATAATGTGATTGTAGCCGCATTATTCAAAGGACACTTCAGAGGTGCTACTGGCCTTGGTGAAACAGCAGGCAGAAGGACTGAAGCCTGATCAAAATCTATACGGTGTCTGAGTGGCTGAGACAGTCAACACTGAGGGCTTGATCATATCTGAGAGGACAATTACTCTGGATCGTCTTCCCACCCTCATGGTCACAACATTTGATCAATCAATCAGTATGATCAAATGATCAAATGATCAGACATTAAATCATGCCTCTACAAGGCTTTCGAACTGTTGAATGCAAATTAAGTTATTTAGGATTACACTACAACCTTACCAACATACTacaggaaacaggaaaataTCTAATATCTAAAAATAAACTAGATATGTAGCTTGATAGATATCttgcccacccccccacccttttCATTCTAGCTGGGAGCTGTTTCATTTTTGCATCAGGATCATTAGCAGAAGTCATGGGACACTGAGTCCCAGCGTCATACTGACTCCTCTCTTACAGATTCATTACTGACATCACTTACACCAGCTAGGGAGACTCACTGACAGGACTCTGAGAACCAGCCGTTTGTAACAAGAGAGCCATGCTTCACCAGAGAACCAATGTATATCCACTATCAGACAAGGATCTGGTCCAAACATGACCCAGACCGGTCACGTCAAGTCCAGAAGTCTCAACAATGAACCGCAATCCACCT harbors:
- the hnf4a gene encoding hepatocyte nuclear factor 4-alpha isoform X2, with product MDMADYSEALDPAYTTLEFENMQVLAMGADSSPAESGTMSAGGHLVAGSLCAICGDRATGKHYGASSCDGCKGFFRRSVRKNHMYSCRFNRQCIVDKDKRNQCRYCRLKKCFRAGMKKEAVQNERDRISTRRSSYEDSSLPSINALIQADVLSRQITSPGPILNGDIRTKKMAAITDVCESMKQQLLVLVEWAKYIPAFCDLPLDDQVALLRAHAGEHLLLGAAKRSMLFKDLLLLGNDHIIPRNCPELEVSRVAVRILDELVLPFQELQIDDNEYACLKAIVFFDPDAKGLSDPVKIKRMRYQVQVSLEDYINDRQYDSRGRFGELLLLLPTLQSITWQMIEQIQFVKLFGMAKIDNLLQEMLLGGSANEAPHAPHSLHPHLVQEHLSSNVIVSNGPSPLHNGQISTPETPIPSPTSSSEHYKMAQGVIATVPKQPTSIPQTTITKQEAM
- the hnf4a gene encoding hepatocyte nuclear factor 4-alpha isoform X1, whose protein sequence is MFGPDPCLIVDIHWFSGEAWLSCYKRLVLRVLSVSLPSWYSSPAESGTMSAGGHLVAGSLCAICGDRATGKHYGASSCDGCKGFFRRSVRKNHMYSCRFNRQCIVDKDKRNQCRYCRLKKCFRAGMKKEAVQNERDRISTRRSSYEDSSLPSINALIQADVLSRQITSPGPILNGDIRTKKMAAITDVCESMKQQLLVLVEWAKYIPAFCDLPLDDQVALLRAHAGEHLLLGAAKRSMLFKDLLLLGNDHIIPRNCPELEVSRVAVRILDELVLPFQELQIDDNEYACLKAIVFFDPDAKGLSDPVKIKRMRYQVQVSLEDYINDRQYDSRGRFGELLLLLPTLQSITWQMIEQIQFVKLFGMAKIDNLLQEMLLGGSANEAPHAPHSLHPHLVQEHLSSNVIVSNGPSPLHNGQISTPETPIPSPTSSSEHYKMAQGVIATVPKQPTSIPQTTITKQEAM
- the hnf4a gene encoding hepatocyte nuclear factor 4-alpha isoform X3; translation: MVNVNAQVPLRVRLPFDSSPAESGTMSAGGHLVAGSLCAICGDRATGKHYGASSCDGCKGFFRRSVRKNHMYSCRFNRQCIVDKDKRNQCRYCRLKKCFRAGMKKEAVQNERDRISTRRSSYEDSSLPSINALIQADVLSRQITSPGPILNGDIRTKKMAAITDVCESMKQQLLVLVEWAKYIPAFCDLPLDDQVALLRAHAGEHLLLGAAKRSMLFKDLLLLGNDHIIPRNCPELEVSRVAVRILDELVLPFQELQIDDNEYACLKAIVFFDPDAKGLSDPVKIKRMRYQVQVSLEDYINDRQYDSRGRFGELLLLLPTLQSITWQMIEQIQFVKLFGMAKIDNLLQEMLLGGSANEAPHAPHSLHPHLVQEHLSSNVIVSNGPSPLHNGQISTPETPIPSPTSSSEHYKMAQGVIATVPKQPTSIPQTTITKQEAM